The region ACCATCATAGGGAACATGGTCATTATTGTCATCACACTGGTGGATCCCCAGCTGGACACCCCCATGTATTATTTCCTGCGCCATTTTGCCTTCTTGGAGATTGTGTTCACCACCACAATCATCCCCAAAACATTGGCTAATATGGCAACGGGCCATAAGACTATATCGGTACCTGGTTGTTTTGCCCAGTCCTTCCTGTATTTTGTTCTGGGAACCACAGAATTTTTTCTGCTGGCTGTAATGTCCTTTGACAggtatgtggccatctgcaaccctcTTCGCTACTCAGCCATAATGAACGGTCAAATCTGCACAATGCTCGTGTTTTACTCTTGGATGTGGGGGTTATTGTTCATGACTGGTCCTGCAGTTGTACTATTTCAGATGCCATTTTGTGGCCCTAACGTCATCAACCATTTTTTCTGTGACAGTGGACCATTGATCAAACTTGCTTCTGCTGACACAAGACTGCTGGAACTCATTGATTTTCTCATTGCTACACTCTCCCTCCTTGGGACTTTGGCTGTAAACGTTGTGTCCTACATCAACATCATTTCCACCATCATAAAGATCCCGTCAGCCACAGGGAGacagaaggccttctccacttgtgCATCGCATATCATTGTGGTCTCCATCACTTatggcagttgcattttcatGTACATAAAACCAAGTGGTACCAGTCACTTAGATTTCAGTAAGCCTGTGTCTATTCTTAACACCATTGTGTCCCCTTTTCTCAATCCATTCATCTACTGCTTGAGGAACAAACAGGTTCATGATGCTTTCAGATCTGCATTTAGAAAGCTTCCTGTAAGAAATTAAGAAGATTGGGATGTAGGCTGTCATCTGCAAGAGAATGTTCAATATCAAATATggtattagatagatagatagatagatagatagatagatagatagatagatagatagatagatagatagatagatagatagataggtagatagatagatagatagatagataagacctttattggcatacataacaaacacaaacacaacaacacaacaaagagaacagtagtgagtacaagcctatgataTATAATACATAACAACTGAATAAATCAGttatatttgtcccatataaaacatagCGGCCTAACATAAAAAAAATATGGTATTTATGATGAGTTTTCTGTTACCTTCCAGTAAGATGGTTTATTTTTTGTCTAGCACTGGAAGTCATTGCTGAAAATGGTTCAATAGTGAATATCAGTGATTTAATATTGATTTATTTccaataatatatatttatatatttattttaataaaattacTGTATCCAGTCTTTCTCAAATGAAAGGTTTTCCTATGATATTTTGTTGATACTAAAATGCAAATAATGAAAGCAACTAAAAAGCAAATCATACCAAACCAAAACAGCTTGGATAAGTTGTCTACCCCTCTCACCTAAACTGAGCTGATTCATCAGAATTATTTGATACCTAAAATGGAGGTGGAGGAAATGGGGGAGAAAGGTTGAAAAGACAGTTGAGGAAAGGAAAAAGCTGACAATAGCAGTTGTTAGGGTTTGGTGTAGTATAGAGAGTCAAACACCAAACTGTGAGTAGAGGTGAGCCGATTCCAAATCTTCCCCAGCTAGGAACTCAGTGGATGGGTGCAGGAAAGTCATTATTCAGTTTCATCTTCCTTTGTCCTGACTACTGTGATAAAGGCATAATaatactgattacacaggcctacaaaattgagggtcagaaaagtttttcccaaactttagggtggtttgatatgaatttgggatgccaattccaaaaacggcatccgttttgccctatcacgtctagttttggagatatagtatagccttcttagtgaatggttcaagcagcttcctcatgaggctaaAGAGGCtctgccgtgtctccaaaactagttgTGATAGGtcaaaacagatgccgtttttggaatcggcaccccaaatatacccaggaattggtgtaacatttaaggaagtacAATGTTTGTTGGCCTGTATTATTGGAGTTCATGCGAAAGAATTTCTTCAAACTCCTGAAATGTGATGCAAAATGTCAAGACTAGAAGGCCATCCTTTGAATGTTATATACCCCCCAAAGAGGGGGATGAGTGGTTGTCTCCATGTCCTGCTTGAGGGCTTTGTGGGTCATTTCCCCAGCCACTGTGGTAGACAGCCCTATGGACTGGATGGACATCTCAGCTCTTCTCATATTCCTGCTTGCTGGAGCATCTGAACACATGGTAGATGTGGAGACAACTTGCCTGCATGGGTTTCCAGATCACAATGACCCCTACAGAGCTACAGCTcactggcatgccaaatgtttaaGGGAGGGCCTTGATTCTACCATCTCTGGTGGGAAGGGCTAGTTCTAAGTTTTGCCTATCTGTGCTGAAATTTGGACTaaccctgccccctcctgtgGTTTCTGTGCTGTCTCACAGCCCATTCCTgaactgcctggtgcccagaggagcagcgacaccaaaatggctatggcTGTATCCTAAGCGCACAGCAGCCACTGGTATCTCCTTTGGGGAAGTGGACATTTatcctgtcaggtcagcaggggaggatagcccttgcttttccGATAGCAGAACGGCACGGGagtgtagggagatagcaaaagaagcaggcgatcccaaacagagccagagaagcagacacaggcttgtttgttgcagaagcaggtattggtaaaaggagcaggcagaagagtagtcagtcaaatggtccagaagtcagggatacagcaggtcacagtcacgagaaggcagtccaaaatcagtacacaaaccagcagcagaaactccatcacaacaacccacacccaggagtctgtgcttgccccacatatactggggccagccagtcagagtagggtgacctcatagtcacaagacagtcttgtgacccactctgattggctgtccagtggtgcactgcaccattcctccatagcctacgtgactcagtgctcatctctccccaagtcacgtgacccccacctgcagcaggcgcagttgattgcatcagctgtgctgccttgctggtggcttcacaccaggcccagatatcaggacctcctgccacatcctggctaataacaatctctagcctgggatgccaaaaacctgacacatCCTATTCCTCTGGGTAAGAGCGCTGGCTCTGCAGTGGAGCTACTCAAGTCTATGCCGGCAAAACAGAGTTGAGAGTCCCCATGTCGggtcagaaggcccaacacaggttCAGGTTTCAgggccccagttcctccccccttcccacccaatggctgggcaaaggaacatttcTAGAGCTCATGTTGATATTCCCTCTGTCTCCTTACGGCGTTCCTTTTTCCTCTGTTTGCCTCCACCCCGTACCCTGTTTGGCAACCCCTTTTTTTGAGCTGTTACTTCTTGACATGCCATGAAAgctgccccttccactcaccttcagagtcattctgggcattgacggcaatgtgcaggcactcactgtgtctcctgtgcattgccattgttACCTACTTACCTGTCTTggtccccttctttcctcccaaagtaacctgtaacaaccatcaatacaggacagagggagggggtgcagaacgaAGACAGGCAAAGTATGAACTTAAGGGGAAAAGCTCCAGACTTACTGCCTTGCTAATTTtgctccagacttgctgccttgcaaattttataattaacAAACCCCTGCTGCTGACAAGCTAACAAAACCGCAGACAATATGCATCACTATAGCTGGAAATAGAAATAACTTGTTCAACAGGCAAACCGAAACCAGACTACTTCCCTTTAAGAAGGTGGGGGCAAGTGCATGAGGAGGGCATTAGAGAGGGGTGGGAGGCGAGTGCATGAGAAGGTCAGCAGAAAGTTACCAGGGAAGGTTAATGGGGAACATCCCCTTTTGAAAGACTATGCCTTGAATTACAACTGAAATGTCTAAAAGGGATCCCACCCTTTTGAAAGATGCCTCTGGATTTGAGAGTCTGTCTCCCAGAGGTCACGGACATGTCTTGTTGAAACAATAAaaaccttcaaagccttccacctttcagtgtcttgctcattcggtctcagcggcactggatagAATTTGCACCTGTCAACCAACTGGCTCTGCTCTTCGGGGGAGGGGTACGACActatcactgcccggaatggttcTGATGTCAAGTGGTagaggcagcttacacagcacattgcagtgcctgggataccattttgccccccctctagctatgctactgctgctggaGGCTGAGGAGTCAGCTTGACACCAACGAACTGTGCTTTCGAGCCAAACGGCACTAATATCATTGCTGAacacctccatgttcagaagctctGCATGAGCGCTGGGCAAGCAGAATCCACTAAGAGCCACCGCGGCCTGTGGATCTCTAGATCCCTTTTGGGGCATTTCTTCCCTGACTCAAAACACAGGATCGCCTGATGGCAATCCAGGCTCTCACACTACCCCCTGCTCAACAAGGGGTGGGGGGTGTGGTCAAGGAAACGGAATTGCATAGCCAGCTCCAAGTTGCATGTACTTCAGGGATGAACCTGCAATTCATGCTCCAGCATCCTAAACCACAAAAACCTCTGGGATTGCCCTTGGGTCCTCCTCAACCAATCAGCTAACCCAATGACTTTCAAtcattgtgccacggcacattagtgtgccatgaaaggtccacaggtgtgccatgggagtttggagcacagtgattgaaacCCCTGAAAACGTCTTTCAGGTTCTGTGGATCTGCTTTTTGGGCAACTGTCTGAAGTAACacattgcctgtccctcttcctcagcTGACTCTACGGACAGTTACTCCATTCCATTtccataacctttattggcattaaaacagtaaataacaataacagtagCCAGCACAATAGCTATGTTGCCGATAGAAAAAGCGCAACAGAGAGCTGgtaagggaaaaagggggggaagcaatgGAAGGAGTAAAatcagggtgggggttttagCTTGGCAACAGCGgcaagaaattctgctactgcgtTGGTAGTGGCTACAGAATTATCACTCAGGAAGACAAGTAAAGGATCGGTAGAAGTGCCCAAGAAAAGAGACAGCAGGGGTTTCAAATGAATGTCTCGAAGAGATTGGTGAGCCGGGCAACAGAGTAAAATGTggtccactgtgtccggttctagggagcaaaaaggacataatctgcGGTTGTGCAGAATATTGGAAaatctgccagaatgaacagcTGAAGGGAAGATGTTGAATCTCGCGAGCATAAAGGCTCTCCTCTTGGTAGGATTAATCAGCTTACTGAAGTAGTTACCAGGGCGAccaagtgaagggagaaggccaaaaaactggggagaacaggtggggttGAGATTGGAGGAGAGTTG is a window of Tiliqua scincoides isolate rTilSci1 chromosome 5, rTilSci1.hap2, whole genome shotgun sequence DNA encoding:
- the LOC136653631 gene encoding olfactory receptor 6E1-like, whose amino-acid sequence is MPKIKNCTTEGDFTLLGFTNNQQLEIILFTLLICTYPLTIIGNMVIIVITLVDPQLDTPMYYFLRHFAFLEIVFTTTIIPKTLANMATGHKTISVPGCFAQSFLYFVLGTTEFFLLAVMSFDRYVAICNPLRYSAIMNGQICTMLVFYSWMWGLLFMTGPAVVLFQMPFCGPNVINHFFCDSGPLIKLASADTRLLELIDFLIATLSLLGTLAVNVVSYINIISTIIKIPSATGRQKAFSTCASHIIVVSITYGSCIFMYIKPSGTSHLDFSKPVSILNTIVSPFLNPFIYCLRNKQVHDAFRSAFRKLPVRN